In Chloracidobacterium sp., the following proteins share a genomic window:
- a CDS encoding NAD(P)-dependent oxidoreductase: MKGGAFERILVTGGTGFIGRKVTARLVAEGHRPVVTQLGPLPDSFSLAADVELVDLDLRDFESVGRLIDDLQPELVLHLAGVTGHSDPDGRLCDEINHRATGYLLERLIENKVAKVVMIGSAAEYGQQQTPFREGMPERPASAYARSRARATRHALSLGSTANLPITILRLFSVYGIGQPMHMFLPQLITHAVSAQDFWMTNGRQLRDFVHVEDVASGILQAATSSEANGRIINLAGGVGHSLSSVAKVVWGYCGTDESLLHIGAFDAHGDDAFDTHADISLALDILGWRPAREFISNNEPAEALTEMIEYIREAMCPN; this comes from the coding sequence TGTGACGGGCGGAACGGGTTTTATTGGCCGCAAGGTTACGGCCCGGCTAGTCGCTGAGGGACATCGGCCCGTCGTCACGCAACTTGGCCCGCTACCGGACAGTTTCAGCCTCGCCGCTGATGTTGAACTGGTCGACCTCGATCTTCGGGACTTCGAATCGGTTGGTCGGCTGATCGATGACCTTCAACCGGAACTTGTGCTGCACCTGGCGGGCGTAACGGGCCACTCTGATCCCGACGGTCGGCTGTGCGACGAGATAAATCACAGGGCCACCGGCTACCTACTCGAACGGCTCATTGAAAATAAGGTTGCGAAGGTCGTGATGATCGGCAGCGCGGCTGAATACGGACAGCAGCAGACACCCTTCCGCGAAGGCATGCCTGAGCGTCCGGCCTCTGCCTATGCCCGATCGCGTGCACGCGCGACACGACACGCGCTTTCACTTGGCTCTACCGCTAATTTGCCAATAACCATCCTTCGACTCTTTTCCGTTTACGGCATCGGGCAGCCGATGCACATGTTCCTTCCGCAATTGATCACGCACGCTGTTTCGGCACAGGACTTCTGGATGACGAATGGGCGGCAGTTGCGAGATTTTGTGCACGTTGAGGATGTCGCATCAGGAATTCTGCAGGCAGCGACATCGAGCGAGGCAAACGGCAGGATCATCAATCTCGCGGGTGGCGTAGGCCACAGCCTGTCGTCAGTCGCCAAGGTCGTCTGGGGCTACTGCGGAACCGACGAATCTCTATTACACATCGGTGCTTTTGACGCCCACGGCGATGATGCTTTTGATACCCACGCCGATATTAGTCTCGCCCTAGATATTCTCGGCTGGCGACCGGCGCGGGAGTTTATTTCCAACAATGAACCGGCCGAGGCCCTCACTGAAATGATCGAGTACATCCGGGAGGCAATGTGCCCGAACTGA